Below is a window of Humulus lupulus chromosome 9, drHumLupu1.1, whole genome shotgun sequence DNA.
tcgattcccaagcttccaaagcctattcttgatgccaagtaaacccaaaaaccatcccaacacatcccaaacattacaagcatgggaaccctagccaaaaatcccaacaaaacccatgaattcaccctagaaaactcagctgcaaaacaaaactaaaacagagcaaactagagaaactatggttagaaacttacccaaagcttggcttatgaagctcttcaatgatggaacacactcccaaactccccaaggcttgcttcctaagcttgaatcctcaaaattggttcagaaaccacaaagaacagagagaaaaagaaggtacgggagaactctcaaagatactctgtttttccatcacctttttcagctaaataaggttatatctatcctaggggtgaaatgaccattttacccctaggtcaattaatggtttctaaagactcccaagggcatttttggtactttcctcctaactcgttaatcataattaacgctctccaattcccgttattctcaaaaatcataaacaccaataattcacatcccgttaccctttatttcccggtaacgctctaatcatcaaaatcaccccgagactcaacccaagtcccgacacttaatcccgttgtgactaaaccgctaatcaataatctacgatcgtctcatgtcgaacagctcgaacaaacccacatcataatgtggtctcaacatatatcaccgacatgcatacaattaacattatattataatataattctcataaacgtacataaacacgtttaacagcataattaagcaattatggccctcccggcctactaatccagccgttaaaccacattagggaatccggggcattacaactatcccctccttacagaaatttcgtcctcgaaatttacctgaacagctcgggatactgactccgcatatcagactccagctcccaggtcgcctcctcgaccctgctgttcctccacaataccttaaccaaaggtattgtcttgttcctgaggactttatctttctgatcaagtatctgaacaggctgctcctcaaaggagagatctggctcaagctccagatcctcataactcaaaacatgtctctcatcagatacatacctccgaagagcggatacatgaaacacattatgcacggccgacaacgccggaggcaaagctagcctgtaagccacttgaccaatcctctccaagatctcaaatggacctacaaacctgggactcagcttgcctttcttcccaaaccttctcacccctttccatggcgagactctaaggaagacatagtctcctacctggaactccacgttcctgcgtttgggatctgcatagctcttctgtctactctgagaagtaagcatccgagctctaatcttatcaatagcttcactggtcctctgaactgcctcaggacctaagtatctcctttcacctgtctcatcccaatgaatgggagatctacacttcctaccatacatcatctcataaggtgcaacaccaatggtagactgataactgttattataggagaactctatcaaaggcagatacttactccatgatccaccaaagtccagcacacatgcccgtagcatgtcctccaatatctggatcgtcctctcagattgcccatctgtctgaggatgataagctgtactgaacttcagttgtgtacccatggccgtctgtaaactcttccagaacttggaagtgaatgtagggtcccgatcagacacgatcgacctaggagctccatggaggcgcacgatctctctcacatagagatctgcatactggtcaacagtataagtagtcttcactggtagaaagtgagctgacttggtatagcgatccactatcacccaaatggaatcatgctaaccaacagtcctgggcaagcccaccacaaagtccattgtgatgtcttcccacttccactctgggatatccagaggctgcaataaccctgccggcctctgatgctcagccttgaccagttgacaagtcaagcacttagccacgtactctactacatctctcttcatccctggccaccaatacaacgatctcacatcctgatacatcttcgtggtgcctggatgcaaagagtaaggtgcagtatgagattcatccagaatctcccgcctcaatgcagtgtctaatggaacacatatccgtcccttgtatctcaacaaccccaaatcagacactgtatagtccctggatactccagccaagacatcctctctaatcctgatcagctgtggatcactcaactgaccctctttaatcctctctagcagcgtagactgtagcgtaacattggccaactggcccactagcaactctataccagctctggtcatatcgtcagctaactctctggctatcagcctgataccatgaatctgtcccggacccttccggcttaaagcatctgctaccacgttggctttccctgggtgatacaaaatctcacaatcgtaatctttcactaactctagccaacgcctctgcctcatgttcaagtctttctgagtaaagaaatactttaggctcttgtggtctgtataaatctcacacttctctccatagagatagtgcctccatatctttaaagcgaaaaccaccgccgccaactctaaatcatgggtaggatacctcctctcatactccttcagctgacgagaagcataagctataactctctctgattgcatcaaaacacaacccaaaccctgatgagaagcatcgcagtatatcacaaacttctcttggtctgtaggaagactcagaactggagctgtaatcaacctctgtttcaactcctggaagctgttctcacatttgtctgaccacacaaacttctgaactttgcgtgtcaactcagtcaacgaagtagtaatctttgagaacccttttacaaaacgtctgtaataccctgccaatccaaggaaactcctaacctcagaagcattctttggccttggccaatctctgaccgcttcaatctttgctggatctactgtaatcccctccttactaacaatgtgcccaagaaaggacacctgagacaaccagaattcacacttcttgaacttcgcaaacaatctgtgctccctcaacctctgcagaaccaacctcagatgctgctcatgctctaactcagtctgagaatacaccagaatatcatcgataaagacgatcacaaactggtctaaataatccttgaacactctgttcatcatatccatgaaagcagcaggggcgttagtcaatccaaatgacataactaaaaactcataatgcccatacctagtacgaaaagcggtcttcggtatgtctacCAGATTTTTCTAAGGATTTTATAGTAGAGACAGATGCATCCAACGTGGGTATTGGTGGGGTCTTGATGCAAGATGGGCACCCATTAGCTTTCTTCAGTAAGAAATTGGGACCAAAATTTCTGGGCACTTTGGCATATACAAGGGAAATGAGGGCGATTGTGGAGGCAGTCCATAAATGGCGTCAATACTTGTTGGGTCGCCATTTTATTATTCGAACGGATCACAAGAGCCTAAGGGAGTTACTGACACAAGTGATCCAAACACCCGAGCAACAACAATTTCTTCGGAAACTTTTGGGGTTCCAATTCTCTATTGAGTACAAAGCAGGCTGTCAAAATTCTGCAGCAGATGCCTTATCCAGAAGGGATGAAATACCGGCCTCAACACTTCAGTTAGCTTTGAGTCGCGGTTGTTTTGATTTTCTGGATGAATTACGCCAGGAAAATACCACTTGCCCCGATTTGAGAGCCCTCCATACGGCCTGGTAGCAAGGTAATCTCGACAGTACTTTGTACTCTATCAAGGATGGCCTGCTCTTGTTCAAACAGCGGCTTCTTATCAGCAAACATTCTAGTTTGAAAAAACAGTTGCTCAAGGAATTTCATGAATCTCTAGTGGGCGGTCACGCAGGAGTAGAACGGACTTTCCTTCGTCTTAGTGCAAATTTTTTCTGGCAAGGGATGCGCAAGGACGTTAAGGCTTATGTTCAGGGCTGTCTCACATGCCAAACGGTCAAATACTCACCCACTTCACCTTATGGGCTGCTACAACCTCTTGAAATGCCGGAACGGGTTTGGGAAGATTTGGAAATGGACTTCATTGTGGGTTTACCTAAGTCCAATGGGGCAACAAATATCTTGGTGGTGATTGACAGATTTACCAAATACGCACACTTTGGTGCACTTCCAAACCCTTATACAGCGAGCAAAGTGGCTGAATTGTTCTCTAATATGGTCATTCGTCTTCATGGCGTTCCACGAACAATTGTTTCAGACAGGGACCCTCTCTTTACTAGTGCATTTTGGAAGAAGTTATTTGAGCTTATGGGTACCACATTGAAAATGAGCTCCGCCTATCATCCCCAAACCGACGGTCAAACCGAAGTGACCAATAGGTACCTTGAGCAGTACCTTCGAGCTTTCACCGCTGAGAACCCGAAGCAATGGAGTAAATTTTTGCAGTGGGCAGAGTACCATTACAACACCAATGTTCATTCAGCCATTCAGATGACTCCGTTCCAAGCCGTGTATGGTCGACCACCGCCCACGATACCAGCTTATACGCGAGGAGCCACATCGATTCAAGCTGTTGAGGCTGATTTACTTTCGAGAGATGCCATTCTCCTCCGCCTCAAGGAAAACTTGACTCATGCTCGACACAGGATGTTACAGCAAGCGAATAAACATCGCAGGGACCGTCACTTCAAGGTGGGGGACTGGGTATTGGTCAAGCTTCAACCATTCCGTCAGACCACTGTTGCTCACCGTTTGAATTCGAAGCTATCTCGCCGCTATTTCGGCCCATTTGAAATTATTGGTCACGCCGGACCCGTCGCGTATACACTCCAACTTCCACAAGGCAACCGCATTCACCCCACTTTCCATGTATCTCTGCTGAAGCCTTATTATGGACCCTCTCCGATCAAGAGTTTTCCTCTGCCTGAACTGAGTATCGATAATAAACCAGTGATGCTTCCTTTGGCAATTCTAGCAACGCGTGTTCAGCAACTCCACAACAAAAGCCAGCGACAGGTTTTAGTTCAATGGTCTTTGAGTTCTCTCGAGGATGCTACGTGGGAAGACTTCGATTTGTTCATGGAGGTGTACAAATTACACAACCTTGCGGACAAGGTTCGTTTTGACGGGGGGAGTAGTGTTACACAGGCCCAAGTCACCAGCCCAATAGAGCTGGATACTGGCTTGGCCCACGAAGGTGTGAGAGGATGGTTAGACCTTGCAACCCAAGAAGCCCAGGAAGCAGAAGATCATATCACGCGTGAAGACATTCAACCAGAACAAGAGAAAGAAGAGATAATCGGCAATGCAGAAGAGAAGGGTGAAGCGCGTAAGCCACGTAAGCGCGTGAGACCTCGATGGCTGGAGGATTTCGTTGGACACTTCGGACGTTGAGCTGAGAGAAGTTTTGCAACCATATTCGGTTATGCTTCCAATTTGTAATTTCTGACTTTTGGTTGTAAGTATATATTTGGAACAATGTATTTTTCTGGGTTTCCTTATCTTGAATGAAATACTGAGTATTGTGGGAGTTTGGCACTGACTCAAAGAGTGCAGAATTGCTATTAATTCTCATTTTGCAAATTGAGGTACTTAATTagtattatttataataaataatatcaaAATTGTACTTTCATAAAACACAAagtctaaaataaataaatttcttaaaaaataattaattttttttagaaaactaTGGTATTTTATTGTTagagaaataaaaaaattatgaaaattattgGGAAAATATTGACTAtatttaaaactaaaatataCTATCCCTAAAAATTAGAGAATTTTCAATATCCTATATTTTTGTAAACATTTGAAAGAACCCCATAACAAGGGCAATTTCAagttatttttaactttttctaTTAAACTTAATAATCAACTCCCaccatttcaaaaaatatattttcattgatacaataaatatatatatttttttaattgacaATATCTTACTTTTGTGATCTTCAATCAATATCGAAATCATTGAAAAATTGGAGAATATACAAATAGCTCTTTATTACAAAAGGACACAAATAATaattaagacaaaaaaaaaagcaaaagaaGACAAACCAATATAACAGAAAaaagttaaaaaagaaaaaaaaaaaaagtaatcatGAGTTTGGTTAGGTTGATTTTCACCAAatatctttaattaattaattaatgaataaaaaataaaaataaggaaGTGTTTTTAAAAACccaattaattaagataaatgaggaaaaatgacatattttttttaagtgattttatattttgtttattttagttaattttttacaaaatgactGTATAAAATTTGATCTGTTGTCTAAATTTTACGATTAattgtctaaaattttcgacctactgtttgaatttttcgacacctgtctaaatttttgaCCGACTATTTGAATTTTTCGATCAcctgtttgaattttttgaccatttatctaaattttttactaactatttaaattataaaagactattttacaaaaaaattattaaatctaGATTATAATACAAAATGactataaaaaaataaacaattttgAAAAAgaccattaattaattaaaattatgaaaGCATAACAGCACGACGACGAAGCTTCTCTTCTCTCCACTCTCTTCGATTCCCCAAAAACAAagtatttatatttcaaaaattaaaataaaaatttaaaaaaaaaagaatggaaAACTTGACACCGCCACCGAATTACGCCACCGACGCCACGTCACCACTCCTCTCTAACAGCTCGTCGAGGAGCCGCCGCTACCTGCGCCGACCTCCGCCGCCTCTCCGTGGCGCGGCTCGGTTCCTCCGGCGCGCCAGCGGACGCGGGATGATGCTGCGCGAGCCGTCCGTGCGGGTGCGCGAGGCGGCTGCGCAGCAGCTGGAGGAGCGGCAGAGCGATTGGGCCTACTCGAAGCCGGTGATCGCTCTGGACATGCTGTGGAACGCTGCGTTCGTGGGGATTGGGATCGCGGTTCTCTGGCTTAGCGTTGACGAGAACCCTTCGGTGCCGCTTAGGCTTTGGATTATTGGGTACGTGCTGCAGTGCGTGTTCCACATGGGTTGCGTTGCGGCGGAGTACCGGAGGCGGCAGCGGGAGGGGCGTGGGGAGGAATTGGAAGGGGGTCAGGGTTGGGAGAGCGGTGGGGATTTGACTTCTGGGTCTGGAAGTGATGTGGAGGAATATGCTGTTGAGGAGGGTCTTGTTGAAGCTGGAAATGGAAGCAGGTAATTTGGGGTTGTGCTAATTTGAAGATGGGAAAGATATCATTTGAGTTTATTTTCCAGTGAAAATGATTTCTGGGTTTGAAAGAATCGTTTTTGTTTGATTTGGTTCGTATTCATACGAATAATTGAATGAATTATGGTGATTTGGAGCTGAATTGCATGGTTTTGTATGTGTATGCATGCATTATGTATGTTGTTTTGTTAGTTTGAAGACTATAAAGATgttgaattaattttctaggaaAAGGAATTCTGAGATTAAAAGAGCCATTGTTTTTGATATAAAATTCAGTTCACAATTGATTTGGTTCATATTTATACGAATAATTGAATGTATTATGGTGGTTTGGAGCTGGGTTATTTGTATGTGTGTTAGATATTGTGAAGTATATATACAATTTGTTCATTGTATAAAGTTTGTATTGTATTGTAATGGCAGTCTTGCAAAGCATTTGGAGTCTGCAAATACAATGTTCTCATTTATCTGGTGGATCGTTGGGTTCTACTGGGTGACTGCTGGTGGTGATACTTTGATTACTGACTCACCACAGCTATACTGGTAAGTTTGATCCAGTTTTTTATTTTCTACTATGTAAGCAGACATCTATTTGTTTTGGTTTTTCATTCTCTCCTTTTGTTCATAAATGGGCTGTTTTCGCAGGCTCTCTGTAATTTTTCTTGCCTTCGACGTGGTGTTTGTTGTGATCTGCGTTGCGGTCGCTTGCCTTATTGGTATAGCTGTTTGCTGTTGTCTCCCATGCATAATTGCAATCCTATATGTTGTCACAGATCAGGTAATTAACAAGATTTTCAATTGCTTTGATTTTGGATATGTTCATTGTTCATTACTACTTTATTCGGTAATGTTCGACTGCAGTTTATTAGGCTTTCCAATTTAGTGCTCTTCATGCTGTGCTGTCTACTCGGTTCTTTTCATTGCCGGCAAACTTTTAGATTCATCTAGAAATGCATTTATGGGGTCATCCAAGACAGTCAATTTTTCTTTTTAACGAAGTTTCATTAATTAATCTATCATCTTAGATTTTGGTTAAACTAATTCTTAGGAGTGGGGATCAATGTGGGGGCATATTGCTATTCTCTTTAGTCCTCAAGCAGTTGATTATAGTATGTTGCATGTACTTGTTATGAATGAAACGATAATTTTGTTATTATGAAAGGAGTAGAAAGACAACAATATATAGAGTTCAATACCAACATCTATTAGCTAGGATCAATAAAATTTCTTAAATTCTAACGCGGGTTTTTAGTAAAAGACTACAACTTCAAATGATACCATGTACAGACTTTACTAGTTG
It encodes the following:
- the LOC133801618 gene encoding E3 ubiquitin-protein ligase At4g11680-like, with product MENLTPPPNYATDATSPLLSNSSSRSRRYLRRPPPPLRGAARFLRRASGRGMMLREPSVRVREAAAQQLEERQSDWAYSKPVIALDMLWNAAFVGIGIAVLWLSVDENPSVPLRLWIIGYVLQCVFHMGCVAAEYRRRQREGRGEELEGGQGWESGGDLTSGSGSDVEEYAVEEGLVEAGNGSSLAKHLESANTMFSFIWWIVGFYWVTAGGDTLITDSPQLYWLSVIFLAFDVVFVVICVAVACLIGIAVCCCLPCIIAILYVVTDQEGATKEDLDRLPKFKFRKVSDVEKVNGEIQESFGGIMIECENDPPTERVLSQEDAECCICLTAYDDGTELRELPCRHHFHCACVDKWLHINAICPLCKFNILKPGNQSGADDV